The candidate division WOR-3 bacterium DNA segment TGTTATTTATTTAGAGAATACTAAAGATTCCTTTTTTACATTTTTTTCACCTGACACCTTTTTTGATCTTTTCAGAAGGGGAAGTGCATTTAGATCTGAAGGTATTTACGAGGTTTATGTTAGGGCTGAAAATGAAGATCTTTATTACTGGAATTTAAACAGGAGTGATAGGATAGAGGAAGAGTGGGTAAAGGGTGTTTTTGGAGCATATGTAGAAAGAAGAAAAAGTTTTTATATAAAGAAATAAATTATTCCTCTTTCTTTTTTAAAAGGTAAATAGAATAAAATGCCATAAGTAAACCAACAATCCCATGGGTAATATAGGCTAAGGCATTATTTATATAATTAAGAAGAGGAATAAATATAACTTCTATAATTCCAAGAATATAAAAAAATGGAAGAACAAATCCTGTAACAAAAAGACCCATTCCGGTTGTGTAGCTATAAAGGGGATTGACAATTTTATTTATATCTTCTCCAAGAACATTATAAAAAAGAAAAATATTAAATATAATTCCAGCAAAGGCAAATCCCCAGAAAATGCCTATTTTAGGAATTACACTTAATTTTGAATTGAGAGGTTTATAAGTTTTTCTTTTAATTCCTATGTAGTAGTTCATGTAATAACCAAAGGTAACAAGAATTCCAATAAAAATTGCAGAAATATATAGGGGTATTCCAAGTTTTGGAATTATAAAGAAATAGATTATAGAAAAGATTCCCCATATTAAAATAGAGAAAATTATGCCTGAAACATGAATTGTAGAGAAAAAGAAGGCAAGAGGCAAAAGATAAAACCATAAAATGTATTTTTCTGTTATAAGAGTTATAAAAACACAAGTTGAAATATAAAACCCGAATATTATCATGTATATAGCAAAGTGTTTAATTTCTTTTTTAGCTCTCTGAGAGATATATTTAAGTATATCTATGGTTTCAAGGATTTCTTCAATTTCTTTTTTCATATTTTATATAAAAATTTAAGGGGGATTTGAACCCTATTTTATTTCTTTTAAAATTTTCTTTAGCTTATCAAGGTAATCTAAAAGTTTATTTTTACCTGAATCAGATAATTTATAAAAAGTTTTTGGTCTTCTGCCCACAAAAGTTTTTTTAACTTCAATTAATTTATTATCTTCAAGCACCCTCAAATGGGAGGAAAGGTTTCCTTCAGTAGTATCAGTAATTTTTTTGAGTGTTGAAAAATCTACTTCTTTATTCTGCAGAAGATAAATGAGTATTGAAAGCCTTGTTTTTTCATGAATTATTGGGTCAAGTTCTTTGAATTTCATTTTTTAAGAAAATAGAGAATTCCCCAAAGTATAAAACCGAAACCCATACCTATAGAAGAGCCTACAGCAACTTTTCCGAAAAGAAAGCCTATACCCAATCCGATAAAAAGAAAACCTAAAAATATCATGGGACCTGCACTTTTTAGTGATTTTTTATTTTCCATTTTTTAAAAATTTTTGTTTTACAGGATTTGAACCTTTTATTTACAAATTAATTTGTAATATAAATTATACTGTAAAAAAAATAAAATTTCAAGTTTTAAAAATATAATCTTTAAGCAACCTTCAGATCTCATTAAAATTAATTCTTTCAGACTGATAGTTAAATTAATCTTATCAATTTTTCCAATTTTTTTTTGAAATTTTCTTACCTCTCAAGCATTTTTGATAAAATTAACATGTTAATATTATAATTTATTTTGAATATTATTATAATTTGCTTTAAATATGAATTTTGAAGAATATTTAAAAGAAATCAATATTAAAATTTTAAATTTTTGTAAAGAGTATAATTTTCTTCATCATAAAGATGACCTTTTAGGAGAAGCATTTTTATGTTTTAAAAAATGTAAGGAAAAATTTAAAGGGGATGAAAGAGAGTTTAAGAATTATTTTTTGAAATCCTTAGATAATCATTTCTTGAATTATTTAAAGAGGGAAACAAAATTAATTTTAAAAGAGAATGAGGAACTTGAGATGCTAAATGAGGTAAAAAATGAAAAATTTTTAGAAGACTTTGAAAGGATTTTATATAGATTAAAGGATGAAGAATTATGGATTATAAGTTTAATAAAGCAAGGGTTTAATTTAAAAGAGATTT contains these protein-coding regions:
- a CDS encoding transcriptional regulator, with translation MKFKELDPIIHEKTRLSILIYLLQNKEVDFSTLKKITDTTEGNLSSHLRVLEDNKLIEVKKTFVGRRPKTFYKLSDSGKNKLLDYLDKLKKILKEIK